A genomic region of Candidatus Neomarinimicrobiota bacterium contains the following coding sequences:
- a CDS encoding DUF190 domain-containing protein, producing the protein MLPDKGHLLRIYIGESDKKDGMPLYEWIVKQAREHGLAGATVLKGLEGFGAHSRIHTAKILRLSEDLPIVIEIVDTRENIELFYPTIDEAIQEGLATLEQVEIRFYRSGTNEE; encoded by the coding sequence ATGTTGCCGGACAAGGGACATTTACTGCGTATCTACATCGGTGAAAGCGACAAAAAAGACGGTATGCCGCTGTATGAGTGGATTGTAAAGCAGGCGAGAGAACACGGACTTGCCGGCGCAACGGTGTTGAAAGGTCTTGAGGGATTCGGGGCACACAGCCGTATTCATACGGCGAAAATACTCCGGCTTTCGGAAGATCTTCCTATTGTGATCGAAATCGTAGACACCCGGGAGAATATTGAATTATTTTATCCTACTATTGACGAAGCCATTCAGGAAGGGCTTGCAACACTGGAGCAGGTTGAAATCCGGTTTTACCGAAGTGGAACCAATGAGGAATAA
- a CDS encoding energy-coupling factor ABC transporter permease encodes MHIPDGFLDAKTLITTNAISLTALFAAVKKVNAKFSPHRIPLMGVLASFAFAAQLLAFPVIGGTSAHITGAVLLAVILGPYTAVVLIATVLLLQSLLFQHGGILTFGANLLNLGVIGAMLGYGLYRIRRTFWMAGMAAFIVIVLGGAAGAIELAASDRLPLDAALTGMISAQGIVGIIEAFVTVSILRVIQKIRPDLLTLDKI; translated from the coding sequence ATGCACATTCCCGACGGCTTCCTGGATGCCAAAACGCTGATTACAACGAATGCAATTTCGCTGACGGCCCTCTTCGCTGCGGTGAAAAAGGTCAATGCTAAATTTTCGCCGCATCGGATTCCATTGATGGGAGTCCTGGCATCATTCGCTTTTGCGGCACAATTACTGGCATTTCCGGTGATTGGCGGTACGTCAGCGCATATCACCGGCGCCGTGCTGCTCGCGGTGATTCTCGGTCCGTATACCGCGGTAGTACTTATCGCCACCGTACTATTACTTCAGTCGCTGCTTTTCCAGCATGGTGGGATTTTAACCTTCGGCGCCAACCTGCTAAACCTCGGTGTGATTGGCGCGATGCTCGGTTACGGGTTATACAGAATTCGCCGCACTTTCTGGATGGCGGGAATGGCCGCATTTATCGTGATTGTGCTCGGCGGCGCAGCCGGCGCGATCGAGCTGGCTGCCTCTGACCGATTGCCACTGGATGCCGCACTCACAGGAATGATCTCGGCCCAGGGAATCGTCGGTATAATTGAGGCCTTTGTCACCGTTTCGATCTTGAGGGTGATCCAAAAGATCAGACCGGATTTACTCACACTAGACAAAATTTAA
- the cbiQ gene encoding cobalt ECF transporter T component CbiQ produces MQHAYFDKYSNRSSPVHNLGIRRKLVLFLGLLIYFGVVPVTWSVFIVNLSALFALFYLAKIPARFILRRAVVILPFLLFIIVIIPLVQEQSWAVARNTFARAICSVLALILFVSTTKFPRLLRVLEKMKVPAVIVQVLAFIYRYFFVLIDELQRMKLAVRARAPKRRKSLVYLAFSNLLGMLIVRSYERSERIYQAMRLRGYDGDGEDL; encoded by the coding sequence ATGCAACACGCCTACTTCGATAAATATTCTAATCGGTCAAGTCCCGTCCACAACCTTGGGATCAGAAGGAAACTCGTTCTATTCCTCGGATTATTAATATATTTCGGGGTGGTTCCGGTAACATGGTCTGTCTTCATTGTGAATCTATCGGCGCTTTTCGCTCTATTTTATTTGGCGAAAATTCCGGCGAGGTTTATCCTGCGGCGGGCAGTTGTAATCCTGCCATTCCTGCTGTTCATTATTGTCATAATTCCATTAGTGCAGGAGCAGAGTTGGGCGGTTGCCAGGAACACATTTGCCCGGGCGATTTGCAGCGTGCTTGCATTAATATTATTCGTCTCCACGACTAAATTTCCCCGGTTACTCCGGGTACTGGAAAAAATGAAAGTGCCTGCTGTGATAGTGCAGGTCCTGGCGTTTATCTATAGGTATTTCTTTGTACTAATTGATGAACTTCAGCGGATGAAACTGGCTGTCCGTGCCCGGGCACCCAAACGAAGGAAATCTTTGGTGTATCTGGCGTTCTCCAATCTGTTGGGAATGCTCATTGTCAGGAGTTATGAACGGTCAGAACGCATTTATCAGGCGATGCGGCTGCGCGGATACGACGGCGACGGTGAGGACCTCTGA
- a CDS encoding hydrolase — MLDRENTALVLIDVQDKLFRVMHDKDQLLDKLQRLVRGMQILEVPIILTEQYPRGLGHTVNGLANLIPDITPLEKRVFSCCDDQGFTEMLEESGRTDIVACGIEAHVCVYQTVAQLCEREYTVEVVADGITSRTPYDKEIGLRKMEQLGAGLTTVEMVLFELQRVAKGEKFKQISQVIK; from the coding sequence ATGCTAGATCGTGAAAATACAGCCCTTGTGCTGATTGATGTGCAGGACAAGTTATTTCGTGTAATGCACGACAAGGATCAATTGTTGGATAAATTACAGCGGCTTGTCCGGGGGATGCAGATATTGGAAGTGCCGATCATACTCACGGAACAATACCCCAGAGGATTGGGCCATACCGTAAATGGTCTCGCGAATTTAATTCCGGATATCACTCCTCTGGAAAAGCGGGTGTTCAGCTGTTGTGACGATCAGGGATTTACAGAAATGCTGGAGGAGAGCGGACGCACAGATATTGTCGCATGTGGTATAGAGGCGCATGTTTGCGTCTATCAGACAGTTGCTCAACTCTGTGAGCGGGAGTATACGGTGGAAGTTGTGGCAGATGGCATTACATCCCGAACTCCATACGATAAAGAGATCGGCCTCAGGAAGATGGAGCAGTTAGGCGCCGGCTTGACCACAGTCGAAATGGTGCTCTTCGAATTACAGCGGGTTGCTAAGGGGGAAAAATTCAAGCAAATTTCACAGGTTATTAAATGA
- a CDS encoding Rrf2 family transcriptional regulator → MIEITKASEYSLRATAALVDFYKHDKTATVAEIAVGEAIPESFLRKLLKPLIRASIVRSERGYSGGITLAKSPKEITVLDVIEAVDGKLSLNDCVLDPSECGLISRCAIHGLWVETTDMITGHLSSYSLEDVQRKYLSEPTKSP, encoded by the coding sequence ATGATTGAAATTACCAAAGCATCTGAATACAGTCTGCGGGCAACAGCAGCGCTGGTTGATTTTTACAAACATGATAAAACCGCAACTGTGGCCGAGATTGCAGTCGGGGAGGCGATCCCGGAGTCATTTCTGCGAAAGTTGTTAAAGCCGCTGATTCGTGCGAGTATTGTCCGATCTGAACGCGGGTATTCCGGCGGAATCACCCTGGCAAAGTCCCCGAAAGAGATTACCGTGCTTGACGTTATTGAAGCCGTCGACGGAAAACTCAGCCTCAACGATTGTGTTCTTGACCCCTCAGAGTGTGGACTGATCAGCCGGTGCGCAATTCATGGATTATGGGTGGAGACAACCGATATGATTACCGGCCACCTGAGCAGTTATTCCCTCGAAGATGTGCAGCGGAAATATCTGTCAGAACCGACGAAAAGTCCATAG
- a CDS encoding carboxypeptidase regulatory-like domain-containing protein: MKYKILLAAGILGMFLMVIGAPGGTEAGEITGSITIYGPVSKKVQMISPYARQRYAKSPVSTNEGSETSNVVVYVENPPQKEYTPQSDTVLMDQRDLTFTPHVLPIVAGSTVGFLNSDDVFHNIFSLSKTKKFNLGRYPAGEIQTVTFENPGRVDVFCDIHAAMSAVILIFDHSYFTTADADGNFTISDLPAGEYTVHFWHEDLDNITRDVTVPEDGTITLNAEFRK, encoded by the coding sequence ATGAAGTATAAAATTTTACTGGCTGCAGGCATCCTTGGGATGTTCCTTATGGTTATCGGGGCTCCCGGGGGAACAGAGGCCGGGGAGATCACGGGCTCAATTACTATTTATGGCCCGGTATCAAAGAAGGTCCAGATGATCAGTCCGTATGCCCGGCAGCGGTATGCGAAATCCCCGGTATCGACCAATGAGGGGAGCGAAACTTCCAACGTAGTGGTTTACGTAGAAAATCCGCCCCAGAAGGAATATACACCGCAATCCGACACTGTACTGATGGATCAGCGTGATTTGACTTTTACTCCGCACGTGCTGCCGATCGTGGCGGGTTCAACGGTTGGATTTCTGAATTCGGATGACGTTTTCCACAATATCTTTTCGCTGTCCAAGACAAAAAAATTCAACCTGGGGCGCTATCCGGCCGGCGAGATCCAGACCGTAACCTTTGAAAATCCTGGCCGCGTTGATGTGTTTTGCGATATTCACGCCGCCATGAGCGCCGTTATATTGATATTTGACCATTCCTATTTTACCACGGCGGACGCAGATGGCAACTTTACAATCTCGGATCTGCCTGCCGGCGAGTACACCGTACATTTTTGGCATGAAGACCTGGATAATATTACCAGGGATGTGACCGTTCCAGAAGATGGGACGATTACGCTCAACGCCGAGTTCAGGAAGTAA
- the crcB gene encoding fluoride efflux transporter CrcB encodes MNFLLVGIGGFFGAVSRYAVGGWVHRWLDNPWFPYGTLAVNVLGCFLIGFLAGMAETREILTPEMRLLTMVGFLGGFTTFSSFGYESIELLRDGQLLGMMWNLAFHLVLGLPAVWIGLNLTR; translated from the coding sequence ATGAATTTTTTACTCGTGGGTATCGGTGGGTTTTTTGGCGCGGTGAGCCGGTATGCAGTTGGCGGCTGGGTACATCGCTGGCTGGATAATCCGTGGTTTCCGTATGGCACGTTGGCCGTGAATGTACTGGGCTGCTTTTTAATTGGGTTTTTGGCCGGAATGGCTGAGACCCGGGAGATTTTGACCCCGGAAATGCGGCTTTTGACCATGGTTGGCTTCCTGGGAGGGTTCACGACTTTTTCGTCTTTTGGATATGAGTCCATCGAATTGCTGCGAGACGGGCAGCTACTGGGAATGATGTGGAATCTGGCATTTCACCTGGTGCTCGGACTGCCGGCTGTCTGGATTGGACTAAACCTTACCCGTTAA
- a CDS encoding toast rack family protein — translation MLKKLLMGCLILSLGIHGVVNAQGHSERIQRSELLTSEKSINIDVEYALGRFTLKPSLADEAFAADIIYNPELFEPQVNYEIRDDIGYLEISSNKDNEMEFDWEDRDTESEWDINYNPTVPTSMDLSVGLGKGIMELGGARITSLSVENGLSETEIDFSKPNMAVMEYMDFETGLGKFRAKSLSNARFEKLDFECGLGSATLDFHGVGLDKSEVNISVGLGSATIIVPENIGVRVETGDNFMSSISFDSSFRKHSGYYYSPNWNEAEKKMKINIEVGLGSANIERLP, via the coding sequence ATGTTAAAAAAATTACTGATGGGTTGCCTGATTTTATCACTGGGAATTCATGGGGTGGTAAACGCTCAGGGGCATAGTGAACGGATACAGCGTTCCGAACTCCTGACAAGTGAAAAATCCATAAACATCGATGTTGAGTATGCTTTGGGCAGATTTACACTGAAACCGAGTCTGGCCGATGAAGCATTCGCTGCGGATATTATTTATAATCCGGAATTATTTGAGCCGCAGGTAAATTACGAAATCAGAGACGACATTGGATACCTGGAAATCAGTTCCAATAAAGATAATGAAATGGAATTTGACTGGGAAGACCGGGATACAGAAAGCGAGTGGGACATCAATTACAACCCGACTGTTCCGACTTCGATGGACTTGTCCGTCGGACTTGGCAAAGGGATAATGGAACTCGGTGGCGCGCGAATAACCAGCCTCTCGGTGGAAAACGGGTTGAGCGAGACGGAGATCGATTTTTCAAAACCAAATATGGCGGTGATGGAATATATGGACTTTGAAACCGGCCTGGGAAAGTTCCGCGCAAAAAGCCTCTCCAACGCCAGGTTTGAGAAACTAGACTTTGAGTGTGGTCTGGGTTCCGCTACTCTGGATTTCCATGGAGTCGGCCTGGACAAGTCTGAGGTAAATATTTCTGTTGGGCTGGGCTCTGCGACGATAATCGTCCCGGAAAATATCGGTGTCCGGGTCGAAACGGGGGACAATTTTATGTCGAGTATCTCTTTTGATAGCTCGTTTCGTAAGCACAGTGGCTATTACTACAGCCCGAACTGGAACGAAGCCGAGAAAAAGATGAAAATTAATATCGAAGTTGGACTTGGCAGCGCAAATATCGAGCGTTTGCCGTAA
- a CDS encoding NAD(P)-dependent oxidoreductase has protein sequence MEVTLIGTGLMGFPMTKALLEASYDVTVYNRTIEKAAPLAEAGARTTNSPGEAVEAGECIILMVTDAEAIEEVLFSNDMIPLTGKTVIQMGTIAPDESRDFAKRIEKVGGDYLEAPVLGNKSDAAKGELFVMVGGTEEQFNRWNILLKTFGSLHYIGEVGTAAALKLALNQFIASLTATFGLSLRLIQKNGVDLDVFMDILRDSALYSPQYDKKLPRILQSDYSDPNFPTQHLLKDVDLMIQAANDADLEDAAIKGIRQVIRNAIDKGFVETDYSSLVEGITK, from the coding sequence ATGGAGGTTACACTCATCGGAACCGGACTCATGGGGTTTCCCATGACGAAAGCGCTACTTGAAGCCAGTTACGATGTGACGGTGTACAACCGGACGATCGAAAAAGCCGCACCCCTGGCCGAAGCCGGTGCACGCACTACGAATTCTCCGGGAGAGGCAGTCGAAGCCGGCGAGTGTATCATCCTGATGGTGACTGATGCGGAGGCTATCGAAGAAGTCCTTTTTTCCAATGATATGATTCCCCTGACCGGGAAAACGGTGATCCAGATGGGAACAATCGCTCCGGACGAAAGTCGCGATTTTGCCAAACGCATTGAGAAAGTAGGCGGCGATTATCTGGAGGCGCCGGTGCTCGGAAATAAAAGCGATGCCGCCAAAGGTGAACTCTTCGTCATGGTGGGCGGTACCGAGGAACAGTTCAATCGCTGGAATATCCTGTTGAAGACATTCGGAAGCCTTCATTACATCGGTGAGGTCGGGACAGCCGCAGCCCTCAAACTGGCACTAAATCAGTTTATAGCGTCCCTGACAGCGACGTTCGGCTTAAGTTTGCGTTTGATCCAAAAGAACGGCGTCGACCTGGATGTTTTTATGGATATCCTCCGGGACAGTGCACTCTATTCGCCTCAATATGACAAGAAGCTCCCACGGATACTTCAGAGTGATTATTCTGATCCCAATTTTCCGACGCAGCATCTGCTGAAGGACGTGGATCTGATGATCCAGGCGGCCAACGATGCCGACTTGGAAGACGCGGCCATAAAAGGTATACGCCAGGTCATTCGTAATGCGATAGACAAGGGATTTGTGGAAACCGATTATTCTTCGTTGGTCGAGGGTATCACTAAATAG
- a CDS encoding HAMP domain-containing protein codes for MEWNPLRLRHSVAGKMLVIILGITVLLILFTILLVNQQFSTQIESNIRDNLQKAHSVYQSLQDVRLTSLRDQSSNISMDFRLKGTIDTRDINTIQQARGALNDLYQLDLFFILDKEGALIVPQSIESTKSLSNEPVVIDAGNGYDSADLWAYQGQVYEVAASPILASDKVIGIVLIGNRVDDELLNNVEELTGVSSLVYVRDHIGATSGSLSVHSMEFPWNSLQAEAETDTVATPRRITAGDMQYIVQSAAMQDILGNIIGTVVYYQSWDEAIAPLLSLRTELLIIGIISILIAVGAGIFLVSRLAAPLQRLVGATESVGQGKYDTPIDIDSNDEIGYLADAFQKMRISLKEAQEELIRSERLSTVGQMASSIIHDFKQPITSIYGYTDLLANENLPEEKRQSYADIIQKEIDRMMGMVNELLEFSRGETAMHFEEVSLKQFVRDAVEAFRHTAELSSIHVVTDQQADMEISLDQDRMQRVLDNLLRNAKDAMEDGGTIRILTEPTTDGARIRIEDSGPGIPAAIQESLFDPFVTAEKQSGTGLGLAIVKQIIEHHDGTITFTTERGEGTCFTIYLPKNPGQFQETQVGESD; via the coding sequence ATGGAATGGAATCCCCTCAGGCTGCGGCACAGTGTTGCCGGGAAGATGTTAGTCATCATCCTTGGGATTACTGTGCTGTTAATTCTGTTTACTATTCTGCTGGTGAACCAACAATTTTCCACGCAGATTGAATCAAATATCCGGGATAATTTGCAGAAGGCTCACTCAGTGTATCAGTCCCTGCAGGATGTTCGGCTGACGAGTCTCCGGGACCAAAGTTCGAATATTTCCATGGATTTTCGCCTGAAAGGAACCATTGATACCCGCGATATCAATACCATCCAGCAGGCCCGCGGTGCCCTGAACGATCTTTATCAGCTGGATCTTTTCTTTATCCTGGACAAAGAGGGGGCTCTCATTGTGCCGCAAAGTATTGAGTCCACAAAATCGCTGTCAAACGAGCCGGTTGTAATCGATGCCGGCAACGGCTACGATTCGGCGGATCTCTGGGCATATCAGGGACAGGTTTATGAGGTGGCGGCATCTCCGATCCTCGCCTCGGACAAGGTGATCGGCATTGTCCTTATCGGCAATCGGGTGGACGATGAGTTATTGAATAACGTTGAAGAACTGACCGGCGTTTCCAGTTTGGTCTACGTGAGAGATCACATTGGCGCCACCAGTGGCAGCTTATCCGTCCATTCCATGGAATTCCCGTGGAATTCGCTCCAGGCCGAGGCGGAAACAGACACCGTTGCCACTCCCCGGAGAATCACCGCCGGTGACATGCAGTATATCGTTCAAAGTGCGGCCATGCAGGATATCCTTGGCAATATCATCGGGACCGTGGTGTACTATCAATCCTGGGATGAGGCCATTGCCCCGCTGCTGAGTCTGCGAACCGAGTTACTGATCATTGGTATTATTTCAATACTCATTGCAGTCGGTGCAGGAATTTTTCTGGTAAGCCGTTTGGCGGCGCCGCTCCAGCGACTGGTCGGAGCCACCGAATCTGTCGGTCAAGGGAAATACGATACACCAATCGATATAGACAGCAACGACGAAATCGGTTACCTGGCCGACGCGTTCCAGAAGATGCGTATCTCGCTGAAGGAAGCCCAGGAAGAACTGATCCGATCCGAGCGGTTGTCCACAGTGGGGCAGATGGCCAGCAGTATTATCCATGATTTTAAGCAGCCGATCACCAGTATCTACGGATATACCGATCTGTTGGCCAATGAAAATTTGCCGGAAGAAAAACGGCAATCCTATGCAGATATTATTCAAAAAGAGATAGATCGGATGATGGGCATGGTGAACGAGTTATTGGAGTTCTCCCGTGGGGAGACGGCTATGCACTTCGAAGAGGTCAGCCTGAAGCAGTTTGTGCGTGATGCGGTGGAGGCGTTCCGGCACACGGCAGAACTCTCCAGTATTCACGTAGTTACCGATCAACAGGCGGATATGGAAATATCACTGGACCAGGATCGGATGCAACGGGTTCTGGACAACCTCTTGCGAAATGCCAAAGATGCTATGGAAGACGGTGGTACCATCCGGATTTTGACCGAACCCACGACAGACGGAGCACGGATCAGGATAGAGGATTCCGGACCTGGAATTCCGGCGGCCATCCAGGAGAGTCTATTCGATCCGTTTGTGACCGCGGAAAAACAGAGCGGTACCGGCTTGGGACTGGCGATAGTGAAACAGATTATCGAACATCATGACGGTACAATCACCTTTACCACCGAACGGGGAGAAGGCACCTGCTTTACCATTTATTTGCCAAAAAACCCGGGTCAATTCCAGGAAACGCAGGTTGGAGAATCGGACTAA
- a CDS encoding energy-coupling factor ABC transporter ATP-binding protein encodes MPVLEFRDYHYAYPDGTEALSGISFSVEEGESLGIVGPNGAGKTTMLLSSCGLLEGEGHVLVHGEILTKKNAGRLRQSLGFVFQNPDDQLFMPTVYEDVAFGPDNLGYSAEAIDSAVEAALEAVELPDFGEKSSHHLSSGEKKRVAVATVLSMKPDVLILDEPSTNLDPHARRNLIELFAGMEITQIIAGHDLELILELCDRVLIMNRGRIVADGQPGLLFSDTDLMRQNFLEVPYSLR; translated from the coding sequence ATGCCGGTACTTGAATTCAGAGATTACCACTACGCCTATCCGGATGGAACGGAAGCCCTCTCCGGTATATCCTTCAGCGTTGAGGAGGGGGAATCGTTGGGAATAGTCGGGCCAAACGGTGCCGGGAAAACCACGATGTTGCTTTCATCATGTGGCTTGCTTGAGGGGGAGGGGCACGTATTAGTACACGGCGAAATCCTGACGAAAAAGAATGCCGGCAGGTTACGCCAATCCCTGGGATTCGTTTTCCAAAATCCGGACGACCAGCTGTTTATGCCCACGGTGTACGAGGATGTCGCGTTCGGTCCGGATAACCTGGGATATTCTGCAGAGGCCATTGATTCCGCAGTGGAAGCGGCTCTGGAGGCAGTAGAATTGCCGGATTTCGGAGAAAAATCGTCGCATCATCTGAGTAGTGGAGAGAAAAAGCGAGTTGCGGTGGCAACGGTATTGTCAATGAAACCGGATGTACTCATTCTTGACGAACCTTCCACAAATTTGGATCCCCACGCCCGGAGGAATCTTATTGAACTCTTCGCAGGCATGGAAATAACTCAAATCATCGCGGGGCACGATTTGGAACTGATTCTGGAACTGTGTGACCGGGTCTTAATTATGAACCGTGGCCGAATCGTCGCCGACGGGCAACCTGGCTTGCTCTTTTCCGATACCGATTTAATGCGGCAGAATTTTTTGGAGGTGCCTTACTCGTTGCGGTAA
- a CDS encoding T9SS type A sorting domain-containing protein has translation MKFHRTFWVFLLLFLSATSGFAQEKNPHQALAKAKQQALTRSRQLEKTISPVIYGNYDVHLYDLDLMFHPESESISGIVEIGAISGLFQESILVDLATNMNIDSVVGRNSGFSRSGGQVLVEFDDPLESGEDFRIRIAYHGEPEAAGFQGLTFEEHSGGPIYSSLSEPYFARTWWPCKDVPVDKADSVNIHITTGRDVTPISNGSLAEITYPTDSTHTWHWEVRYPITTYLISVAISNYDHLTDTYVTTDGDSMPLDYYLYSQETTSDYITGNVAETKQMLESFARMFGEYPFLKEKYGMASFNWGGAMEHQTISSMGSYSRSIIAHELAHQWWGNMVTTRTWNHIWLNEGFASYSEALYFEETEGTEQYHEYMRSMAYRGQGTVYVHDTTSVSRIFNGSLTYDKAGYILHMLRHVVGDSTFFDVLDEYREQYYMKTAITEDFRRVAEQVSGRDLSAFFQQWIYEPGAPNYDYCMWTNPAGGQTEVILSINQTQMEPFPEVFEMPLDVRFSDSTGHDTTLVVENFQRKQQYNFIFDWQPNEVKLDPDDWVLKTAKHVPANLTRDGCEFLEQFAIAPAYPNPFNNETTLTFTLPTRAYVNGDIIDITGRKVASIVSRVLDPDRHTYHWDGTDDQGAIVSSGIYFFRIRAGENVTSQKMIFLK, from the coding sequence ATGAAATTCCATAGAACATTTTGGGTTTTTCTATTGCTGTTTCTCAGTGCCACTTCCGGATTTGCCCAGGAAAAGAATCCGCACCAGGCACTGGCGAAGGCGAAACAGCAGGCTCTGACGCGTTCGAGACAGTTAGAGAAGACGATATCTCCGGTTATCTATGGGAATTATGACGTGCACTTGTATGATCTGGATTTAATGTTCCATCCCGAATCGGAATCCATTTCAGGCATCGTTGAGATCGGGGCAATTAGCGGACTGTTCCAGGAATCTATTCTGGTGGATTTAGCCACGAATATGAATATAGACAGCGTTGTGGGACGGAATTCCGGCTTTTCACGATCCGGGGGGCAGGTATTGGTTGAATTTGATGATCCGCTGGAGAGCGGGGAAGACTTCCGGATTCGTATCGCCTACCACGGGGAACCTGAGGCTGCCGGATTCCAGGGACTCACGTTTGAGGAGCATTCCGGGGGACCTATTTACTCAAGCCTTAGTGAACCCTATTTTGCACGGACATGGTGGCCGTGCAAGGATGTGCCGGTGGACAAAGCCGACTCGGTGAACATTCATATTACCACGGGCAGGGATGTAACTCCGATCTCCAACGGGAGCCTTGCAGAGATAACATACCCCACTGACTCTACTCACACCTGGCACTGGGAAGTGCGGTATCCGATTACGACCTATTTGATATCAGTTGCGATCTCAAATTATGATCATCTGACCGATACCTATGTTACTACAGACGGCGACTCCATGCCACTCGACTACTATCTCTATTCCCAGGAGACCACTTCCGACTACATTACCGGGAATGTGGCAGAAACGAAACAGATGCTGGAATCGTTTGCCCGCATGTTTGGCGAATATCCGTTTCTGAAGGAAAAATACGGGATGGCCAGTTTTAACTGGGGCGGAGCGATGGAGCATCAAACTATCTCGAGTATGGGGTCGTACAGCCGGTCTATCATTGCGCACGAATTGGCCCATCAGTGGTGGGGCAACATGGTGACGACGCGCACGTGGAATCACATTTGGTTGAACGAGGGGTTCGCCTCTTATTCGGAAGCGCTCTATTTTGAGGAAACAGAAGGTACTGAGCAGTACCATGAGTATATGCGTTCCATGGCGTATCGTGGCCAGGGAACCGTCTATGTCCATGATACGACCAGCGTTTCGCGTATTTTTAACGGAAGCCTGACTTATGACAAGGCCGGATACATTCTGCATATGCTTCGCCATGTTGTGGGGGATTCGACATTTTTTGATGTCCTGGACGAATACCGTGAACAATATTATATGAAGACAGCGATTACTGAAGATTTTCGTCGGGTGGCGGAACAGGTGTCCGGCAGAGATCTTTCTGCCTTTTTCCAGCAATGGATTTATGAGCCGGGCGCCCCGAATTACGATTATTGTATGTGGACGAACCCGGCAGGCGGCCAGACCGAAGTGATCCTCAGTATCAACCAGACTCAGATGGAGCCGTTTCCTGAGGTATTCGAAATGCCACTGGATGTGCGTTTCTCCGACAGTACCGGGCATGATACGACACTTGTGGTGGAGAATTTTCAGCGAAAACAGCAATATAATTTTATCTTCGATTGGCAGCCGAATGAAGTCAAACTTGATCCGGACGACTGGGTGCTGAAGACGGCGAAACATGTGCCGGCGAATTTGACCAGAGACGGATGTGAATTCCTGGAGCAATTTGCGATTGCTCCCGCTTATCCAAATCCCTTCAATAACGAAACAACCCTGACATTTACCCTGCCTACCCGCGCATATGTTAACGGAGATATTATCGACATCACCGGGAGAAAAGTAGCCTCCATTGTCTCCAGAGTCCTGGATCCCGATCGCCATACATATCACTGGGATGGAACCGATGATCAGGGAGCCATCGTCAGCTCGGGTATTTACTTTTTTCGGATCAGGGCCGGAGAAAATGTCACCTCGCAAAAAATGATATTCCTAAAATAG
- the nikR gene encoding nickel-responsive transcriptional regulator NikR: MPKIRFTVSLEKELLDEFDANIQRQNYSNRSEAIRDLIREQIVDEEWDRDQEVIGSITMVYNHHERESSRELTNIQHDHNDAIISTQHIHVDHVNCLEVVIVRGTAAQITELFTKLKSSPGVKQCELTRSTTGNLLS; the protein is encoded by the coding sequence ATGCCAAAGATACGATTCACTGTATCCCTGGAAAAAGAACTGCTGGACGAGTTTGACGCAAATATCCAGCGGCAAAATTATTCAAACCGGTCGGAAGCTATCAGAGATCTTATTCGGGAGCAGATCGTCGATGAAGAGTGGGATCGGGATCAGGAGGTGATCGGCAGTATTACCATGGTGTATAATCATCACGAGCGGGAATCCTCCAGGGAGTTAACGAATATTCAACACGACCATAATGACGCTATAATTTCCACTCAGCACATCCATGTGGATCACGTGAACTGTCTGGAGGTTGTCATTGTCCGAGGCACCGCTGCACAAATTACGGAGTTGTTCACCAAGTTGAAATCATCTCCGGGGGTAAAACAGTGTGAGCTGACCCGTTCCACCACCGGCAATCTACTGAGTTAG